One Desulfomicrobium apsheronum genomic region harbors:
- a CDS encoding lytic transglycosylase domain-containing protein: MVNDQCVALNMKRRILGSDLFMVSLCLLFMTSCAWKKGTVMDAAGPVVSRAVVVNRTVLEPAWDIVAGSSRSVVASQELWGSSALPTRTESPRAPAIREGESAVLNWLPPGETETMQRFVHNLHGGKGASAFILSRARQYLPVILDALEKYDLPRELAFLPLVESRFETQAVSSAGAAGLWQIMPDTALRFGLNITESDDERFDVRKSTYAAAAYLAALHKRFKDWPLALAAYNCGEGAMSRALKQTGAGTLSELIAICRMGESTSVVLARETLEYVPKFVGAVQVMSSLVNIAEGRPGSGDACDGLLPRSAVTRICHENEVALQGGAP, from the coding sequence ATGGTCAATGACCAATGCGTTGCCCTGAATATGAAAAGAAGAATATTGGGCAGCGATTTGTTCATGGTGAGTCTGTGTCTTCTTTTCATGACGAGTTGCGCTTGGAAAAAAGGCACAGTGATGGATGCAGCTGGCCCCGTGGTATCGCGGGCTGTCGTGGTCAACCGTACAGTTCTTGAGCCGGCTTGGGATATTGTCGCCGGATCTTCGCGATCAGTGGTCGCATCCCAGGAGTTGTGGGGTTCATCCGCGTTGCCAACGCGGACGGAGTCTCCCCGAGCGCCGGCCATTCGTGAAGGAGAGTCAGCGGTGCTGAACTGGTTGCCGCCGGGAGAGACTGAAACCATGCAGCGTTTTGTGCACAACCTGCATGGAGGAAAAGGGGCGTCCGCATTCATTTTGAGTAGGGCCCGGCAGTATCTGCCAGTGATCCTTGACGCTCTTGAAAAGTACGATCTTCCTCGGGAGCTGGCATTTTTACCGCTGGTCGAGAGTCGTTTCGAGACTCAGGCGGTTTCCTCTGCTGGCGCGGCCGGTCTCTGGCAGATCATGCCGGACACGGCGCTCAGGTTTGGGCTCAATATCACCGAAAGTGATGATGAGCGTTTTGATGTGCGCAAATCGACATATGCGGCAGCAGCCTATCTGGCGGCCTTGCATAAGCGGTTCAAGGATTGGCCGTTGGCTCTGGCCGCCTACAATTGCGGGGAAGGCGCAATGTCCCGTGCGCTCAAGCAAACAGGCGCGGGAACGCTTTCGGAGCTGATCGCGATATGCCGAATGGGAGAATCCACGTCCGTTGTCCTGGCCCGCGAAACGCTGGAGTATGTGCCGAAATTTGTCGGCGCGGTTCAGGTCATGTCCAGCCTGGTGAATATCGCAGAGGGGCGGCCCGGGAGTGGCGACGCATGTGACGGTCTCTTGCCCCGGAGCGCGGTTACAAGGATTTGCCATGAGAATGAGGTGGCGTTGCAGGGCGGGGCCCCATGA
- the tagH gene encoding type VI secretion system-associated FHA domain protein TagH: MFEIISRQKFSANFPTSHVFSEAGGFIGRSDECEWILPDRGRRISRKHAIISCDGHAFYIEDVSRNGIFTQPGTMPLERGAQHKIEHGNSYIIGIYSFQARLLHRPDAYIEPRAGENFLLPADNMLSSDPLIALEQQENFEVKRRLGYYDDLLGETMQGQGDSPADHNSVATDSLCHVNMIPESEVIELPEDWDDDTDSALSAAAPAASPATPTASFAAPATPLAAPATSPAVEQGSPTQDRVPVPETDVFFRMLGFSQIPDSPQERERMLGQAAEIILAAVDGLHHCLRNQAECKADLRLPVTTMRLSDNNPLNFTPTSKVALEHLLGPAREGMLPAGKAMLSGFNALHGHHLGLVAGARASIRAVLEKISPKSVEARLECNGPVYFGHKARLWHLFQKMHQALLDDHEGFAALFLHDFARAYDMQIRTLNPLTERSVFKGDL; the protein is encoded by the coding sequence ATGTTTGAAATCATAAGCCGACAAAAGTTTTCGGCAAATTTTCCTACCAGTCACGTTTTCAGTGAGGCGGGCGGATTTATTGGACGATCAGACGAATGTGAATGGATACTTCCAGACAGAGGAAGGCGCATCTCTCGAAAACATGCAATAATCAGTTGTGATGGTCATGCGTTTTATATCGAAGACGTCAGTCGCAACGGGATTTTTACACAACCGGGCACGATGCCGCTGGAAAGGGGCGCGCAGCACAAGATCGAGCACGGGAACAGCTACATTATAGGCATCTATTCCTTTCAGGCTCGCCTTCTCCATCGCCCAGATGCGTATATTGAGCCGCGAGCGGGCGAGAATTTTCTACTCCCGGCCGACAACATGCTGTCCTCCGACCCCTTGATCGCCTTGGAGCAGCAGGAGAATTTCGAGGTCAAGCGCCGTCTGGGTTACTATGACGACCTGCTCGGTGAAACCATGCAGGGACAAGGGGACTCTCCCGCTGATCACAACAGCGTGGCTACGGACAGTCTGTGTCATGTGAACATGATTCCGGAATCCGAGGTTATTGAACTGCCAGAAGATTGGGACGATGACACTGACAGCGCCTTGTCAGCGGCGGCTCCGGCAGCGTCACCCGCCACTCCGACAGCCTCATTCGCTGCTCCTGCAACACCCTTAGCTGCTCCGGCAACGTCACCCGCCGTCGAGCAGGGTTCTCCCACGCAAGATCGCGTTCCGGTACCGGAAACCGATGTTTTTTTCAGGATGCTCGGTTTTTCCCAAATCCCCGATTCGCCGCAGGAACGTGAGCGCATGCTCGGCCAGGCGGCTGAAATCATACTCGCGGCGGTGGACGGACTGCATCACTGTTTGCGAAATCAGGCCGAATGCAAGGCCGATCTGCGCCTTCCCGTTACCACGATGCGGTTGTCCGACAACAACCCTCTCAACTTCACTCCCACTTCCAAGGTCGCCCTGGAGCATCTGCTTGGCCCCGCGCGAGAGGGCATGCTTCCGGCAGGAAAGGCCATGCTCTCCGGCTTCAATGCGTTGCACGGGCATCACCTGGGACTCGTGGCAGGCGCCCGGGCGTCCATCCGGGCCGTTCTTGAAAAAATATCCCCCAAGTCCGTGGAGGCGCGTCTGGAATGCAATGGCCCTGTTTATTTTGGGCACAAGGCCAGACTTTGGCATTTGTTTCAGAAAATGCATCAGGCGCTTCTGGATGATCATGAGGGCTTTGCCGCTCTATTTTTGCATGATTTTGCCCGCGCTTACGATATGCAGATAAGGACGCTCAACCCGTTGACGGAGCGCTCTGTTTTCAAAGGAGATTTATGA
- the tssJ gene encoding type VI secretion system lipoprotein TssJ: MRYALVLFMLSVLGFLGGCAKPRIDLAVASQLNSNPDHTGRPSPVIVKVYELRSDLAFSQSDFRPLFETPVQVLGADLLAADELVFVPGEARRIIYEPVEGTRFLGLLAGFRQVERAKWKVVSPIDFEGVNTIGIEIRDATLILIPGEEVSDWDPLQAVHKFHNPTGEDTAAMDEGVSAEPPASAVRESSSGRGRDGSALGDR, from the coding sequence ATGCGTTACGCCCTTGTTTTATTCATGCTGTCGGTGCTCGGTTTTCTCGGAGGATGTGCCAAACCCCGGATCGACCTTGCCGTAGCCAGTCAGCTCAATTCCAATCCCGACCATACGGGGCGGCCATCTCCGGTCATCGTCAAGGTTTACGAGTTGCGATCCGATCTGGCGTTCAGCCAATCGGATTTTCGTCCTCTCTTCGAGACGCCGGTTCAGGTCCTCGGGGCCGATCTTCTCGCGGCGGACGAACTGGTGTTCGTTCCGGGAGAAGCCCGGCGAATTATTTACGAGCCTGTCGAGGGAACACGATTTCTTGGCTTGCTGGCCGGATTTCGCCAGGTGGAGCGGGCCAAGTGGAAGGTCGTCTCCCCCATCGATTTCGAAGGGGTGAACACCATCGGAATAGAAATCCGTGACGCTACGCTGATACTCATCCCCGGCGAAGAGGTTTCTGATTGGGATCCCTTGCAAGCGGTGCACAAGTTTCACAACCCCACAGGGGAGGACACTGCTGCCATGGATGAAGGCGTATCGGCCGAACCGCCTGCCTCCGCTGTCCGTGAATCTTCCTCTGGACGTGGACGTGACGGGTCCGCTCTGGGCGACAGATAA
- a CDS encoding type VI secretion protein IcmF/TssM N-terminal domain-containing protein — MIRRCCNFLLKTLKTPWVQGLICALLLVLVLWVAGPLVAVAGHVFFESTTSRLVGTLVIVFIWGLMVAILSSRQRRREATDPEIATRKEKDAALQDRLREEFRHIKHTIKTAIKTVTTSNFYGPTSRSRYALPWYMVLGSENCGKTSLLLNSGLQFPLNEQADRHLYKLKSTSKIEVLFANQAVFIDTPGFYAQCNQESREHGLWTYLLRRLFRERPAKALNGIIVCVSMRDMLDGDTTRREHLARTIRTRLGEVLKNLRSYTPVYLVFTKCDAVPGFAQFFAHLSRNEREQIFGCPLAQASWIWTQRVRNFMN; from the coding sequence ATGATCCGTCGCTGTTGTAATTTCTTGCTGAAGACTCTGAAGACACCCTGGGTACAGGGACTGATTTGCGCGTTGCTTCTTGTTTTGGTGCTATGGGTGGCCGGGCCGCTGGTCGCCGTCGCGGGGCATGTTTTTTTCGAGAGCACGACTTCCCGCCTGGTGGGTACGCTCGTGATCGTGTTCATATGGGGGCTTATGGTGGCGATTCTGTCTTCGCGGCAGCGCAGAAGAGAGGCGACAGATCCAGAAATCGCGACTCGCAAAGAGAAGGATGCGGCTTTGCAGGATCGCCTTCGCGAAGAGTTCCGGCACATAAAGCACACCATCAAGACGGCCATCAAGACCGTTACAACCTCGAATTTTTATGGCCCCACGAGCCGCTCACGCTATGCCCTGCCGTGGTATATGGTCCTGGGGTCTGAAAATTGCGGCAAGACGTCGCTTTTACTGAATTCCGGATTGCAGTTTCCCTTGAACGAGCAGGCCGACAGGCATCTCTACAAGTTGAAGAGCACCAGTAAGATCGAGGTCCTTTTTGCCAATCAGGCCGTGTTCATAGATACGCCAGGATTCTATGCCCAGTGCAATCAGGAATCCCGGGAGCACGGACTTTGGACATATCTGCTCCGGCGCTTGTTCAGGGAGCGTCCGGCCAAGGCGCTGAACGGCATCATCGTTTGCGTAAGCATGCGCGACATGCTCGATGGCGATACCACCCGGCGCGAGCATCTGGCCCGGACGATCCGGACACGGTTGGGCGAAGTGCTGAAAAATTTGCGCTCCTACACGCCCGTATATCTCGTGTTCACCAAGTGTGATGCGGTTCCAGGCTTCGCGCAGTTCTTTGCGCATTTGTCCCGGAACGAGCGCGAGCAGATATTCGGCTGCCCCCTCGCGCAAGCGTCATGGATTTGGACGCAACGCGTCAGGAACTTCATGAACTGA
- the icmH gene encoding type IVB secretion system protein IcmH/DotU codes for MQSRDDDKTKFEGEEHTPEKSRLPDEPVHVTPGEHGLRSAVYIAQQASLEDYTPGLNPLVNCASGLLLEMVRLRALGSETVKSQGDGETRDEESGLDDLRNRLEAEIRGFENRALGSEIDHSQVLAARYVLCTALDESVSTSPQGAHGGWSRQALLSTFHNETWGGEKFFQIIDRCIQQPARNLYLLELIYLLLSLGFEGRYKLQSRGPIELELLRERIYRQVRILRGEPAQDLCKKLPDGNYKNKIYTYVPLYLLVIFVVTCLAATYASFFHILDNRAEPLLHQFTVSSSANGRESK; via the coding sequence ATGCAATCCAGAGATGACGACAAGACAAAGTTTGAGGGGGAGGAGCACACGCCCGAAAAGTCGCGGCTTCCAGATGAGCCCGTGCACGTCACGCCCGGGGAGCATGGCTTACGTTCCGCAGTCTATATTGCGCAACAGGCATCCCTGGAAGACTATACTCCAGGGTTGAACCCGTTGGTCAACTGTGCCTCCGGCCTGTTGCTTGAGATGGTGCGTTTGAGGGCGTTGGGTTCGGAAACGGTGAAGTCACAGGGTGACGGTGAAACCCGAGATGAAGAAAGCGGATTGGATGACCTCAGAAACCGTCTTGAAGCCGAGATTCGTGGTTTCGAGAACAGGGCGCTGGGAAGCGAGATCGATCATTCTCAGGTACTGGCGGCGCGCTACGTGTTGTGCACGGCTCTTGACGAGAGCGTGAGCACCTCGCCGCAAGGTGCGCATGGGGGCTGGTCGCGTCAGGCTCTTCTGAGCACCTTTCACAACGAAACGTGGGGAGGAGAGAAGTTTTTTCAGATTATCGACAGGTGCATACAGCAACCGGCGCGCAATCTTTATCTTCTTGAACTGATTTATCTTTTGCTTAGTCTCGGTTTCGAGGGGCGTTACAAGCTTCAATCCCGCGGCCCGATAGAATTGGAGTTGTTGCGTGAAAGGATATACCGGCAAGTCCGCATACTTCGTGGAGAACCCGCTCAGGATTTGTGCAAGAAATTGCCGGACGGGAATTACAAGAACAAAATCTACACATACGTTCCCCTTTATCTTCTGGTCATCTTCGTTGTCACTTGTCTGGCCGCCACTTACGCGTCTTTTTTTCACATTCTCGATAATCGCGCAGAACCTCTTTTACATCAGTTCACGGTCAGTTCTTCTGCAAACGGGAGGGAAAGCAAATGA
- the tssK gene encoding type VI secretion system baseplate subunit TssK, whose translation MLSEKIFWFEGMAVAPQHFQQQDRYVNSQIRMRILAHVHHGWGFMDFSIDEQYLALGKVVLNRAKGFLPDGTVFDVGQGQEALALDIPSGITNRRVVLALPLAAEGTSEVRQEGTQGISTPYVAHRVSIRDSVAGSNKEMEIACCRLDLRLMLEEDTEVKGYISMPVVQILECKPDRTVLLDKDFMPTFLHLASSPLLSGYLREIVGLLSHRGDQLALRVSSAGQTGTAEAADFWLLQCINRVEPVFRHLGQTPGLHPEEFYVRLLGLVGELSSFAESRKRPGELMPYDHSAQDAVFSNLMSHARQALSMVLEQHAVELPLQERKYGILVSPIHDRNLLSTATFVLAVRADMDSETIRGTMPRQLKISSVERIRDMVRLQLPGIKVRVLPVAPRQIPFHAGKTYFKLDITSEELAQLELSGGFALHVSGTFPGIHLQFWAIKE comes from the coding sequence ATGCTTTCCGAGAAAATATTTTGGTTCGAGGGCATGGCCGTGGCTCCGCAGCATTTTCAGCAACAAGATCGCTATGTAAATTCCCAGATTCGAATGCGGATTCTTGCGCATGTTCACCACGGTTGGGGATTCATGGATTTTTCCATCGACGAGCAATATCTGGCTCTTGGCAAGGTGGTGTTGAACAGGGCCAAGGGATTCTTGCCCGACGGCACTGTGTTCGATGTGGGACAGGGGCAAGAGGCCTTGGCCCTGGACATCCCGTCGGGCATCACCAACCGGCGCGTAGTGCTGGCCCTGCCGTTGGCGGCAGAAGGAACTTCAGAGGTTCGCCAAGAGGGAACCCAGGGCATCTCGACTCCGTATGTGGCCCATCGGGTATCCATCAGAGACAGTGTCGCGGGCAGCAACAAGGAGATGGAGATCGCCTGCTGCCGATTGGATCTGAGGCTCATGCTCGAAGAGGATACAGAGGTTAAAGGATATATCAGCATGCCTGTCGTGCAGATCCTGGAGTGCAAGCCCGATAGAACTGTCCTGCTCGACAAGGACTTCATGCCGACCTTTCTGCATCTTGCGTCCTCTCCGCTTTTGTCCGGATACCTGCGGGAAATAGTCGGCCTGCTTTCACATCGAGGCGATCAGCTGGCCTTGCGGGTAAGCAGCGCAGGACAGACAGGCACGGCCGAAGCCGCCGATTTCTGGCTTCTACAGTGCATCAACCGTGTGGAACCCGTGTTTCGGCATTTGGGACAGACTCCGGGACTGCACCCGGAGGAGTTCTATGTGCGGCTGCTCGGTCTCGTTGGTGAATTGTCCTCCTTCGCGGAATCCAGGAAGAGGCCTGGGGAATTGATGCCTTATGATCACAGCGCCCAGGACGCGGTTTTTTCCAATTTGATGAGTCATGCCCGGCAAGCCCTGAGCATGGTGTTGGAGCAGCATGCCGTGGAGTTGCCCTTGCAGGAGCGCAAGTATGGCATCCTCGTATCGCCGATCCACGATCGCAACCTGCTCAGCACCGCGACCTTCGTTCTGGCCGTGCGCGCGGACATGGATTCCGAAACCATCCGGGGCACGATGCCAAGGCAGCTCAAGATCAGTTCCGTGGAACGGATACGCGACATGGTTCGGCTGCAGTTGCCCGGAATCAAGGTTCGGGTCCTGCCCGTGGCGCCACGTCAAATACCCTTTCATGCCGGCAAGACATACTTCAAGCTGGATATAACCTCTGAAGAACTGGCGCAGCTTGAACTTTCCGGTGGCTTCGCACTTCACGTTTCCGGAACATTTCCAGGCATTCATCTGCAATTCTGGGCCATCAAGGAGTAG
- the tssM gene encoding type VI secretion system membrane subunit TssM, whose amino-acid sequence MDLDATRQELHELMQTLNAQIITKIHQERDCLARARMFRFPQELAALGSRIQDLIFEAFGPSRYHRPVMFRGFFFSSALSSSDVMSGAAREGELAYQSGFQSFLGDYAKGFFLLRLLEGFVIPEAGLADADREHIWMLRFRRFGTQLAAGVVLIAGVSLLAFSFKDNFRRMELLEVISNDFKREQQAHLEAGDALKILPELAPLEKALTVYDRHQDPFLSRRLGLYQGDVFEGATRRAYTGVLNARLLPRVREMAVNTMGESLDDLGALKSALRAYLMLCQPEKLSERFLNEWLERRWAELYPGGVADQRTLMRHMSFLIEEGISPVSPDEQTLAKARTALLKKPLSHLAYQQMKEEASEGGNSPFTFHGVFGGRISAFSGDTYAIPYLYTLEGFHEYIMERCPEIIQELTEDSWVFGPKSMLFSALDVEKISKDVRVLYFKDYARHWNQALQELRVFTPRSMVGAADLAEQLGSGVSPVVLMLRELRKNTTFVAQEKQESGLESAVEQQAAKRGTRKLTGVAGTALAKAATESVLDVVAQARTKVAREALRDAQLVTQSFKHLDSLLDAEGNPAPALKGVHDAMRDAGLLFRRVNDSNNRSKQLLAALQDIAEDRDGTLHSLSSAAERLPAPVQKWYSTVSTGGLKQMLAEAASIIESVYHDSVLNVYNAGLKELYPLRIDSDLDANLVEFANFFKKAGVFDIFHDTYIRPFVSKNGEIRPVLGCSLPISKKSIEQLQRVRKIQDAFFISDNDLGISFLIEPYALDVKLKQVELSHGNKVLSYWHGPVQGANLVWPLDAGQSPEASLAMTDVHTVRAFKEMRGDWAFFRLLQNGKVKLLEGNKCIVELYENGKWAQFLIQFRNKANPFDPEVCSFSLPETLF is encoded by the coding sequence ATGGATTTGGACGCAACGCGTCAGGAACTTCATGAACTGATGCAGACCCTGAACGCCCAGATAATCACGAAGATCCATCAGGAGAGGGACTGCCTCGCTCGGGCCAGGATGTTTCGCTTTCCACAGGAACTGGCTGCACTGGGTTCCAGGATCCAGGATCTTATTTTCGAGGCGTTTGGGCCCTCCCGCTATCATCGGCCGGTCATGTTTCGGGGTTTTTTCTTTTCGAGCGCCCTGTCTTCCTCGGATGTGATGTCTGGCGCCGCTCGCGAAGGAGAACTCGCTTATCAAAGCGGTTTTCAATCCTTTTTGGGCGATTACGCGAAGGGTTTTTTCCTGCTGCGATTGCTTGAAGGGTTCGTCATTCCAGAGGCCGGACTGGCGGACGCCGACCGGGAGCACATCTGGATGCTGCGTTTTCGCCGCTTTGGCACGCAGTTGGCGGCGGGCGTTGTGCTTATTGCGGGCGTGTCTCTTCTTGCGTTCAGTTTCAAGGACAATTTTCGCCGGATGGAGCTCTTGGAGGTCATATCAAATGATTTCAAACGGGAACAGCAGGCGCACCTTGAGGCCGGAGACGCTCTGAAAATCTTGCCCGAACTTGCGCCCTTGGAGAAGGCCTTGACGGTTTATGACCGCCACCAGGATCCATTCCTTTCGCGCAGGTTGGGCTTGTATCAGGGTGATGTTTTCGAGGGGGCCACAAGACGTGCCTATACCGGGGTTTTGAACGCACGCCTCTTGCCGAGAGTGCGAGAAATGGCCGTGAATACCATGGGTGAGTCCCTGGACGATCTGGGTGCCCTGAAGTCGGCCCTTCGGGCTTATTTGATGCTCTGTCAGCCCGAAAAACTGAGCGAAAGGTTTCTCAATGAGTGGCTGGAGAGGCGATGGGCCGAACTTTATCCTGGAGGAGTGGCGGACCAGCGCACGTTGATGCGGCATATGTCCTTCCTGATTGAAGAGGGCATTTCGCCCGTTTCTCCGGACGAACAGACCCTTGCCAAAGCAAGAACGGCTTTGCTCAAAAAGCCGCTTTCGCATCTGGCCTATCAGCAGATGAAAGAAGAAGCCTCCGAGGGCGGGAACTCGCCATTTACATTTCATGGAGTTTTCGGCGGCCGTATCTCCGCATTTTCCGGGGATACGTACGCCATTCCTTATCTGTATACGCTTGAAGGCTTTCACGAATATATCATGGAACGCTGCCCCGAAATCATTCAGGAGTTGACGGAAGACAGCTGGGTATTCGGGCCCAAGTCCATGCTTTTCAGTGCCCTCGACGTGGAGAAAATTTCCAAGGACGTCAGAGTCTTGTATTTTAAAGACTATGCGCGTCACTGGAATCAGGCCTTACAGGAACTTCGAGTTTTTACTCCCAGGAGCATGGTCGGTGCCGCTGACCTCGCGGAACAGCTTGGTTCCGGAGTATCGCCGGTGGTGCTGATGCTTCGGGAATTGCGCAAAAATACGACTTTTGTCGCGCAGGAAAAACAAGAAAGCGGACTGGAGAGTGCCGTGGAGCAGCAGGCGGCCAAGCGGGGAACCAGGAAATTGACGGGCGTGGCCGGAACAGCGCTTGCCAAAGCTGCCACCGAAAGCGTTTTGGACGTTGTAGCGCAGGCGCGCACCAAGGTTGCCCGGGAGGCGCTACGGGACGCGCAGCTGGTCACTCAGTCTTTCAAGCATCTTGACAGTCTCCTCGATGCAGAGGGAAATCCTGCTCCGGCTCTCAAGGGGGTTCATGACGCCATGAGGGACGCAGGTCTTCTTTTTCGAAGGGTCAATGACAGCAACAACAGAAGCAAGCAGTTGCTTGCTGCCTTGCAGGACATCGCCGAGGACCGGGACGGCACCTTGCATTCGCTCAGCAGCGCTGCGGAAAGGCTCCCAGCGCCTGTGCAAAAATGGTACTCCACTGTGTCCACGGGAGGCTTGAAACAGATGCTTGCAGAAGCTGCATCGATCATTGAATCGGTCTATCATGATTCTGTACTGAATGTGTACAATGCAGGACTGAAGGAACTTTATCCACTACGCATAGATAGTGATCTGGATGCAAATCTTGTTGAGTTTGCGAATTTTTTCAAAAAGGCAGGGGTATTTGACATATTTCATGACACATATATTCGCCCATTCGTCTCAAAAAATGGAGAAATTCGTCCTGTTCTGGGGTGTTCGCTGCCAATTTCGAAAAAATCAATTGAGCAATTGCAGCGAGTTCGTAAAATTCAGGATGCCTTTTTTATTTCCGATAATGATTTAGGCATCAGTTTCCTCATCGAGCCGTATGCTCTCGACGTAAAACTCAAGCAAGTTGAACTTTCTCATGGGAACAAGGTGCTGAGCTATTGGCACGGGCCGGTTCAGGGCGCGAATCTTGTCTGGCCGCTCGATGCAGGGCAGTCTCCTGAGGCTTCTTTGGCCATGACGGATGTGCACACAGTTAGGGCATTCAAGGAGATGCGTGGGGATTGGGCCTTTTTTCGCCTATTGCAGAACGGTAAAGTCAAGCTGCTGGAAGGAAATAAGTGCATTGTCGAATTGTACGAAAACGGGAAATGGGCGCAATTTCTTATCCAATTCCGAAACAAGGCAAACCCATTCGATCCTGAGGTATGCAGTTTTTCTTTGCCCGAAACATTGTTTTGA
- a CDS encoding sigma-54 interaction domain-containing protein, with amino-acid sequence MTDVLALREWGERLRGCSRPAEVARCLASAVAALVETRTCAVGVFLFDQARQSLLLAGRHPRDEAVSSELPAIPAWELDDPLAFSVHCGKACRVDSELYAGLPLSLEQLCADIEGHIRCAVVEPLTAPGNVVLGGVVMAFRSRVDILADHVRIVLDYAAAVLDVVTLKGRHHSIVNGLSEDCIRLEREAREARQRPEKSILGQSESMEEIRAMVVNISASDVPVLITGETGTGKEVVATAIHNASSRRQGPFVQINCAALPSNLLESELFGHRKGAFSGAEADHTGLLRSANGGTVLLDEIGDMPLNVQSKLLRVLQEHTVRPVGDIRSHAVNIRVLAATNRDMEEAVEQGVFRRDLFHRLALFHLKLPPLRERLGDLPILARHCLAQLSVRYQRPGLSIAPEAWAALRSLPYRGNVREFFSKLERAVIMMHKDATVISAEGILGEYSTCKYGKMRLHELVSTYESSVILEFMKFYENRKKDVSQSLGIPIRTLNHKLRRIVDCSSS; translated from the coding sequence GTGACGGATGTTCTGGCTCTCAGGGAGTGGGGCGAACGTCTGCGTGGCTGTTCCCGGCCCGCTGAAGTGGCTCGTTGTCTGGCCAGCGCCGTGGCGGCTCTGGTCGAAACACGGACTTGTGCGGTCGGCGTCTTTCTTTTCGACCAGGCCAGACAGTCCCTGCTGCTGGCGGGCCGCCATCCCCGCGACGAGGCAGTCTCCAGCGAATTGCCCGCCATTCCCGCGTGGGAACTGGACGACCCTCTGGCCTTCAGCGTGCACTGCGGCAAGGCATGTCGGGTTGATTCGGAATTGTACGCGGGGCTTCCCCTATCCCTTGAACAGCTCTGCGCCGACATCGAAGGTCACATCCGATGCGCGGTGGTGGAGCCCCTGACGGCACCGGGGAATGTTGTCCTGGGCGGAGTCGTCATGGCCTTCCGGAGCAGGGTGGATATACTGGCCGATCATGTGCGGATCGTGCTCGATTACGCCGCTGCCGTATTGGACGTGGTCACGCTTAAGGGGCGGCATCACTCCATCGTGAATGGTTTGAGCGAAGATTGCATCCGCCTTGAACGTGAAGCCAGGGAGGCTCGGCAGCGGCCAGAGAAAAGCATTCTCGGGCAGAGCGAATCCATGGAGGAAATCCGGGCGATGGTCGTGAACATTTCGGCCAGCGACGTGCCGGTTCTCATTACCGGCGAGACGGGTACGGGCAAGGAGGTTGTGGCTACGGCAATCCACAATGCAAGCAGTCGTCGCCAGGGTCCCTTTGTGCAGATCAACTGCGCGGCCCTGCCATCCAATCTCTTGGAGAGCGAGCTGTTCGGACACCGCAAGGGCGCTTTCAGCGGAGCGGAGGCCGATCATACGGGCCTGTTGCGCAGCGCTAACGGAGGGACTGTCCTGCTGGACGAAATCGGGGACATGCCGCTCAATGTCCAGTCCAAGCTGCTCCGGGTGCTGCAGGAGCACACCGTGCGCCCCGTGGGGGACATTCGTTCGCACGCCGTGAACATCCGTGTCTTGGCGGCTACCAACCGAGATATGGAAGAGGCCGTGGAGCAGGGCGTCTTTCGACGCGATCTCTTTCATCGGTTGGCCCTGTTTCATCTGAAGCTTCCACCGCTGCGCGAACGTTTGGGAGATCTGCCAATTCTTGCCCGACATTGTCTGGCGCAGCTTTCGGTTCGATATCAGCGACCTGGCCTTAGTATAGCACCGGAAGCCTGGGCAGCGCTGCGATCCTTGCCTTATCGCGGAAACGTTCGAGAATTTTTTTCCAAACTGGAGCGGGCAGTGATCATGATGCATAAAGACGCGACCGTTATCTCCGCGGAAGGCATTCTTGGTGAATATTCTACATGTAAGTACGGAAAAATGAGACTGCATGAGCTTGTCAGTACGTATGAATCGTCCGTTATCCTTGAATTCATGAAGTTTTACGAAAACAGGAAGAAGGATGTGTCGCAGTCTCTTGGGATACCGATTCGTACACTTAATCACAAACTCAGGCGTATTGTTGATTGCAGCTCTTCATAA